A part of Rhopalosiphum maidis isolate BTI-1 chromosome 3, ASM367621v3, whole genome shotgun sequence genomic DNA contains:
- the LOC113557552 gene encoding 52 kDa repressor of the inhibitor of the protein kinase-like, with amino-acid sequence MRRLSESTIYMYFTYDTNSKTSVCKHCSDHQAKHETRESVTSTEEVDTLTPSLSFNSLLTSASTSSIESQRIINDNNDTTTSSESYDIGKHGDLDCHSQTQYHKLAIVKSESFIQVYKNPSYDIRNQVETSRKQQAIENRERLVPIIKTLILHGQQNIPIRGHRDDGSLLNTNNSPVATEGNFRSLLRFRIDSGDKVLENHLMTAKNNATYISKTSTNELINHCGNEVLFILLNRIHKAKYYCVLFDETTDVSHISQLSISIRYIYENTVREDFIGFVDLHKDNYSADALDFDTDNESNTLDLQQSEPTITGEILGSTVVKKLKSVGLDLKLCVGIGCDGCSVNMSTICGAAITIQKSAKNALICPCLNHSLNNNLSRSNKIQSLTSHCITHWIERHDSVLQFINDLPIILKSLTEISTWYDISTSSKANSLCKTIQDSEFVMCIFSLNDIMCLTRPLSILLQTKNLDLFSATTKIKELREVLSTKRNDANQCFNIIYNNVVEMMSKLGTELKLPRTTKRQTYRNNIEVNPEDSQGYWRISIYIPILDEVIKDFDNRFSSDNMQCFNLNFLMPLNLMKCFKNTEQLNQSIKDISNQYNTDLTTITSAITFLDKLDCDYFPVFSLFIKILITLPISIATAERSFSSLRLLKTWLRSRMSEERKFDEKSEDQCNWST; translated from the exons atgaGACGATTATCAGAATCGACAATTTACATGTATTTTACATACGATACAAACAGTAAAACATCTGTATGCAAACACTGCAGTGATCATCAAGCGAAA caTGAAACCCGTGAAAGTGTCACATCAACAGAAGAAGTGGATACTTTAACTCCAAGTTTGTCGTTCAATAGTTTATTGACTTCTGCTTCGACGAGCTCAATAGAATCGCaacgtattattaatgataataatgatactacTACTTCATCGGAAAGTTATGATATTG GAAAACATGGAGACTTAGACTGCCATTCTCAAACTCAGTATCATAAGTTGGCAATAGTTAAAAGTGAATCATTTAttcaagtatataaaaatccaTCTTATGATATTCGGAATCAGGTTGAAACTTCACGTAAACAACAGGCTATTGAAAATAGAGAAAGACTTGttccaataataaaaactttaattttacatgGACAACAGAATATACCTATAAGAGGCCATCGTGATGATGGTTCAttacttaatacaaataatagtcCTGTTGCAACTGAAGGAAATTTTCGTTCATTACTAAGATTCCGAATAGATAGTGGGGATAAAGTTttggaaaatcatttaatgacaGCTAAAAATAATGCTACTTATATTAGTAAAACATCAACAAATgagttaataaatcattgtggTAATGaagttctttttattttattaaatagaatacaTAAGGCAAAATATTACTGTGTTTTATTTGATGAAACAACTGATGTATCTCACATATCCCAACTTAGTATAtcaattagatatatttatgaaaatacagTCAGAGAagattttattggttttgttGATCTTCATAAGGACAATTATAGTGCAGATGCTCTTGATTTTGATACAGATAATGAAAGTAACACATTAGATTTACAACAGTCAGAACCAACTATTACAGGAGAAATACTTGGTTCAACAGTtgtaaaaaagttgaaaagtgTGGgactagatttaaaattatgtgtagGAATCGGTTGTGATGGTTGCAGTGTTAATATGTCGACAATATGTGGAGCAGCAATTACTATACAAAAATCTGCCAAGAATGCTTTAATATGTCCGTGTTTAAATCattcattgaataataatttatctagatCAAATAAGATTCAAAGT CTGACTAGTCACTGCATAACTCACTGGATTGAGAGGCATGATtctgtattacaatttataaatgaccttccaattatattgaaaagttTAACTGAAATTTCTACATGGTATGATATATCTACTTCATCAAAAGCCAATTcattgtgtaaaactatacaagaCAGTGAATTTGTTATGTGTATTTTCTCTTTAAACGACATAATGTGTCTAACACGACCTTTAAGTATATTACtccaaactaaaaatttagacCTTTTTTCTGctactactaaaataaaagaactTAGAGAAGTACTAAGTACAAAACGAAACGATGCAAATCAgtgctttaatattatatataataatgttgttgaAATGATGTCAAAATTAGGCACTGAACTAAAACTTCCAAGGACTACTAAAAGGCAGACTTacagaaataatattgaagtcAACCCAGAAGACAGTCAAGGTTACTGgagaatatcaatttatattcctATTTTAGATGAAgtaataaaagattttgatAATAGGTTTTCTAGTGATAATATGCAATgctttaatcttaattttttgatgCCATTGAATCTCATgaaatgtttcaaaaacaCTGAACAGTTAAATCAATCAATTAAAGACATTTCTAATCAATATA atACTGACCTCACAACTATAACATCAGCTATAACATTTCTAGACAAGCTTGATTGTGACTATTTTCcagtattttctttatttattaaaattctaatcaCTCTCCCAATATCTATTGCTACAGCAGAAAGAAGCTTTTCTTCTCTACGTTTACTAAAAACATGGTTAAGATCTAGAATGAGCGAAGAAAG AAAGTTTGACGAAAAATCGGAAGACCAATGTAATTGGTCCACATAA